The Kluyvera intermedia genome window below encodes:
- a CDS encoding CsbD family protein, which produces MNKDEIGGNWKQLKGKVKEQWGKLTDDDMTVIEGKRDQLVGKIQERYGYAKDEAEKEVDSWDKRNNHHW; this is translated from the coding sequence ATGAATAAAGACGAAATCGGCGGCAACTGGAAACAGCTTAAAGGTAAAGTGAAAGAGCAATGGGGCAAACTGACCGATGACGATATGACGGTGATCGAAGGTAAACGCGATCAGCTGGTCGGTAAAATTCAGGAACGCTACGGCTACGCGAAGGATGAAGCGGAGAAAGAGGTCGATAGCTGGGACAAACGTAATAACCATCACTGGTAA
- the dinF gene encoding MATE family efflux transporter DinF has product MPLLTSADKALWRLALPMIFSNITVPLLGLVDTAVIGHLDSPVYLGGVAIGATATSFLFMLLLFLRMSTTGLTSQAFGAKNPQALARALVQPLLLALGAGLLIVLFRNPLIELALSIVGGSGEVLEQARRFLSIRWLSAPASLANLVLLGWLLGVQYARAPVVLLVVGNVLNIVLDLWLVMGLHMNVQGAALATAIAEYATLLVGLGMVRKVLVMRGISWAMLKTAWAGDFRRLLALNRDIMLRSLLLQLCFGAVTVFGARLGSDVVAVNAVLMTMLTFTAYALDGFAYAVEAHSGQAYGARDGSKLLEVWRAACRQAGVVALAFALIYAVFGEHIVALLTSLPELQQLADRYVLWQVVLPVIGVWCYLLDGMFIGATRGAEMRNSMAVAAVGFALTLLALPVLGNHGLWLALAVFLALRGLSLAVIWRRHWRNNSWFL; this is encoded by the coding sequence ATGCCGCTTCTGACTTCCGCCGATAAGGCCCTGTGGCGCCTGGCGCTTCCCATGATCTTCTCCAACATCACCGTTCCTCTTCTGGGGCTGGTGGATACCGCGGTTATTGGTCACCTCGACAGTCCCGTTTACCTCGGCGGCGTGGCGATTGGCGCCACTGCGACCAGTTTCCTGTTCATGCTATTGCTGTTTTTACGTATGAGCACTACTGGCCTGACATCACAGGCGTTTGGCGCCAAAAATCCGCAGGCGCTGGCTCGTGCGCTGGTGCAGCCGCTGCTGCTGGCGCTGGGGGCCGGATTGCTGATTGTCCTCTTCAGAAATCCATTGATTGAGTTGGCGCTGTCCATCGTCGGAGGGAGCGGTGAAGTGCTGGAGCAGGCGCGGCGTTTTCTTTCCATCCGTTGGCTAAGCGCTCCGGCATCACTGGCAAACCTCGTACTGCTGGGCTGGTTGCTCGGCGTGCAATATGCGCGAGCGCCCGTAGTGCTACTGGTGGTCGGTAACGTTCTGAACATTGTGCTCGATCTGTGGCTGGTTATGGGGCTACACATGAACGTGCAGGGCGCGGCGCTGGCAACGGCGATTGCCGAATACGCTACCTTGCTGGTGGGATTGGGCATGGTGCGTAAGGTGCTGGTGATGCGCGGGATTTCCTGGGCAATGCTCAAAACCGCCTGGGCGGGTGACTTCCGCCGCTTGCTGGCGCTGAACCGCGACATCATGCTGCGCTCGTTGCTGCTCCAGCTTTGCTTTGGTGCCGTGACCGTTTTTGGCGCGCGTCTTGGTAGCGACGTGGTGGCGGTGAATGCGGTGCTGATGACCATGCTGACCTTCACGGCCTATGCACTGGACGGCTTCGCCTATGCGGTAGAAGCGCATTCCGGGCAGGCCTACGGCGCGCGGGATGGTAGCAAATTGCTGGAGGTCTGGCGGGCTGCGTGTCGTCAGGCCGGCGTGGTTGCGCTAGCCTTCGCGCTGATTTATGCCGTTTTCGGTGAGCATATCGTTGCGTTGCTGACTTCATTGCCCGAACTACAACAGCTAGCCGATCGCTATGTGCTCTGGCAGGTGGTGTTACCGGTGATTGGCGTGTGGTGTTACTTGCTCGATGGCATGTTTATCGGGGCAACGCGTGGGGCGGAGATGCGTAACAGCATGGCGGTAGCGGCGGTAGGTTTTGCGTTAACGCTGCTGGCGCTGCCGGTTCTTGGCAATCACGGTCTGTGGCTAGCGCTGGCTGTTTTCCTTGCTTTGCGCGGTTTGTCTCTGGCGGTTATCTGGCGTCGGCACTGGCGGAACAATAGCTGGTTTCTCTGA
- the lexA gene encoding transcriptional repressor LexA, which produces MKALTTRQQEVFDLIRDHISQTGMPPTRAEIAQRLGFRSPNAAEEHLKALARKGVLEIVSGASRGIRLLVEEETGLPLVGRVAAGEPLLAQQHIEGHYQVDPSLFKPSADFLLRVSGMSMKDIGIMDGDLLAVHKTQDVRNGQVVVARIDEEVTVKRLKKQGNVVELLPENSEFSPIVVDLRQQNFSIEGLAVGVIRNGEWL; this is translated from the coding sequence ATGAAAGCATTAACGACCAGGCAGCAAGAGGTGTTTGATCTCATCCGGGATCACATCAGCCAGACGGGCATGCCGCCAACACGTGCGGAAATTGCTCAGCGCTTGGGGTTCCGTTCCCCGAACGCTGCTGAAGAACACCTTAAAGCGCTCGCGCGTAAAGGGGTTCTTGAGATTGTCTCAGGCGCCTCTCGCGGCATCCGCCTGCTGGTGGAAGAAGAAACGGGCCTGCCACTGGTAGGCCGTGTGGCGGCGGGCGAACCGCTGCTGGCGCAGCAGCACATTGAAGGGCACTACCAGGTTGACCCTTCGCTGTTCAAACCGAGCGCAGATTTTCTGCTTCGGGTGAGCGGCATGTCGATGAAAGATATCGGGATTATGGATGGCGATCTGCTCGCTGTGCATAAAACTCAGGACGTGCGTAACGGCCAGGTTGTGGTGGCGCGTATCGACGAAGAAGTGACGGTGAAACGCCTGAAAAAACAGGGTAACGTCGTCGAATTGCTGCCCGAAAACAGCGAATTTTCCCCTATCGTGGTCGATCTGCGTCAGCAGAACTTCTCGATTGAAGGGCTAGCCGTTGGCGTTATCCGCAACGGTGAATGGCTGTAA
- a CDS encoding diacylglycerol kinase — protein MANNTTGLTRIIKAAGYSWKGFRAAWINEAAFRQEGAASVVAIIIACWLDVDPITRVLLIGSVLLVMIVEILNSALEAVVDRIGSEHHELSGRAKDMGSAAVLLSIFVALLTWGILLWAHFH, from the coding sequence ATGGCCAATAATACCACTGGGCTCACCCGAATCATCAAAGCTGCAGGCTATTCCTGGAAAGGATTTCGCGCGGCATGGATCAACGAAGCTGCCTTCCGCCAGGAAGGGGCCGCCTCGGTCGTGGCGATTATCATCGCCTGCTGGCTGGATGTTGATCCCATCACCCGCGTGCTGCTTATCGGCTCCGTCCTGTTGGTGATGATAGTGGAAATTCTCAATAGTGCACTGGAAGCGGTAGTTGACCGTATTGGTTCGGAGCATCACGAACTGTCGGGGCGTGCGAAAGACATGGGATCGGCGGCGGTGCTACTGTCGATTTTCGTCGCGCTTCTCACCTGGGGCATCCTGTTGTGGGCGCATTTCCACTAA
- the plsB gene encoding glycerol-3-phosphate 1-O-acyltransferase PlsB, translated as MSGWPRIYYKLLNLPLSVLVKSKSIPAEPAQELGLDTSRPIMYVLPYNSKADLLTLRAQCLAHELPDPLEPLEIDGTLLPRYVFIHGGPRVFTYYTPKEESIKLFHDYLDLHRSNPNLDVQMVPVSVMFGRSPGREKGEVNPPLRMLNGFQKFFAVSWLGRDSFVRFSPSVSLRRMADEHGTDKTIAQKLARVARMHFARQRLAAVGPRLPARHDLFKKLLASKAIAKAVEDEARSKKISHEKAQQNAIALMEEIAANFSYEMIRLTDRILSFTWNRLYQGINVNNAERVRQLAHDGHEIVYVPCHRSHMDYLLLSYVLYHQGLVPPHIAAGINLNFWPAGPIFRRLGAFFIRRTFKGNKLYSTVFREYLGELFSRGYSVEYFVEGGRSRTGRLLDPKTGTLSMTIQAMLRGGSRPITLVPIYIGYEHVMEVGTYAKELRGATKEKESLPQMLRGLSKLRNLGQGYVNFGEPMSLMSYLNHHVPEWRESIDPIEAVRPAWLTPTVNKMAAELMVRINNAGAANAMNLCCTALLASRQRSLTREQLTQQLDCYLDLMRNAPYAPDATAPKASASELIDHALQMNKFEVEKDTIGDIIILPREQAVLMTYYRNNIAHMLMMPSLLASILTQHREISREQVLEYIGTLYPMLKAELFLRWDREELPAVIDTLIAEMARQELVNVDNDKLRINASHSRTLQLLAAGARETLQRYAITFWLLSGNPSMNRSTLEKESRTLAQRLSVLHGINSPEFFDKAVFSSLVLTLRDEGYISDSGDAEPEETIKVYQMMASLITPDVRLTIESVTQEEAAQ; from the coding sequence ATGTCCGGCTGGCCACGAATTTACTACAAATTACTGAATTTACCATTAAGTGTTCTGGTAAAGAGCAAGTCTATTCCGGCAGAACCTGCCCAGGAATTGGGGCTTGATACATCACGTCCAATTATGTACGTCCTGCCTTATAACTCTAAGGCCGACTTACTGACGCTGCGCGCCCAGTGTCTGGCGCACGAGCTTCCCGATCCGCTCGAACCGTTAGAAATCGACGGCACCCTGCTGCCGCGCTACGTGTTCATTCACGGCGGCCCGCGCGTCTTCACTTACTACACGCCGAAAGAAGAGTCGATTAAGCTGTTCCACGACTACCTCGATCTGCACCGTAGCAATCCAAATCTGGATGTGCAAATGGTGCCGGTGTCGGTGATGTTTGGGCGTTCTCCAGGTCGCGAGAAAGGCGAGGTGAATCCACCTCTGCGGATGCTGAACGGCTTCCAGAAATTCTTCGCCGTCTCCTGGCTGGGGCGCGATAGCTTCGTGCGTTTCTCCCCGTCCGTCTCACTGCGCCGCATGGCCGATGAACACGGCACGGATAAGACCATCGCCCAAAAACTGGCGCGTGTGGCCCGTATGCACTTTGCTCGTCAGCGCCTGGCAGCAGTAGGTCCACGCCTGCCTGCACGTCATGACCTGTTCAAAAAACTGCTGGCGTCAAAAGCGATTGCCAAAGCGGTAGAGGACGAAGCACGCAGCAAAAAAATCTCCCACGAAAAAGCGCAACAGAATGCCATTGCGCTGATGGAAGAGATTGCCGCTAACTTCTCCTACGAAATGATCCGTCTGACCGACCGTATCCTGAGTTTTACCTGGAACCGTCTGTATCAGGGGATTAACGTCAATAACGCCGAGCGCGTACGCCAGTTGGCGCACGACGGGCATGAGATTGTTTATGTGCCCTGCCACCGCAGTCACATGGACTATCTGCTGCTCTCTTACGTGCTCTACCACCAGGGGCTGGTGCCGCCACATATCGCTGCCGGTATCAACCTGAACTTCTGGCCAGCGGGCCCGATTTTCCGCCGCCTGGGCGCGTTCTTTATTCGCCGTACCTTTAAGGGCAATAAGCTCTACTCAACCGTGTTCCGCGAATATCTTGGCGAGCTGTTTAGCCGTGGTTATTCCGTGGAGTACTTCGTTGAGGGTGGTCGCTCCCGTACCGGTCGTCTGCTGGATCCGAAAACCGGCACCTTGTCGATGACGATTCAGGCGATGCTGCGCGGCGGTTCTCGTCCTATCACGCTGGTGCCAATCTACATTGGTTACGAGCACGTGATGGAAGTGGGCACTTACGCCAAAGAATTACGCGGCGCGACGAAAGAGAAAGAGAGCTTACCGCAGATGCTGCGAGGCTTGAGCAAACTGCGTAATTTGGGGCAGGGTTATGTGAACTTCGGTGAACCGATGTCGCTGATGTCCTATCTCAACCATCACGTACCGGAATGGCGCGAGTCTATCGATCCTATCGAAGCCGTGCGTCCGGCGTGGCTGACGCCAACCGTCAATAAGATGGCGGCAGAACTGATGGTGCGCATCAACAACGCCGGTGCGGCGAACGCCATGAACCTGTGCTGTACCGCGCTGCTGGCTTCTCGTCAGCGTTCGTTGACCCGCGAGCAGTTAACGCAGCAGCTGGATTGCTATCTAGACCTGATGCGTAACGCGCCGTACGCGCCGGATGCCACCGCGCCGAAAGCGTCGGCGAGCGAGCTTATCGACCACGCGCTGCAGATGAACAAGTTCGAAGTCGAGAAAGACACCATCGGCGATATCATCATTCTGCCGCGCGAGCAGGCGGTATTGATGACTTACTATCGCAATAACATTGCGCATATGTTGATGATGCCGTCGTTGTTAGCCTCGATTCTGACCCAGCACCGTGAGATCTCACGCGAGCAGGTTCTTGAGTACATTGGGACGCTGTATCCAATGCTGAAGGCAGAGCTGTTCCTACGCTGGGATCGCGAGGAGCTGCCGGCGGTTATCGATACGCTGATTGCTGAGATGGCGCGTCAGGAATTGGTCAACGTGGATAACGACAAGCTGCGTATCAACGCCTCTCATTCCCGTACCCTGCAACTGTTAGCCGCAGGCGCGCGTGAAACGCTGCAACGTTATGCGATCACCTTCTGGCTGCTGAGCGGAAACCCGTCGATGAACCGCAGTACGCTTGAGAAAGAGAGTCGCACGCTGGCTCAGCGTCTGTCTGTTCTGCACGGCATTAACTCACCGGAGTTCTTCGATAAAGCGGTGTTCTCATCGCTGGTGTTGACCCTGCGTGATGAAGGCTATATCAGCGACAGCGGCGACGCCGAGCCGGAAGAGACGATCAAGGTGTACCAGATGATGGCAAGCCTGATTACCCCGGACGTGCGCTTGACGATTGAGAGCGTGACGCAGGAAGAAGCGGCGCAGTAA
- the ubiA gene encoding 4-hydroxybenzoate octaprenyltransferase, which yields METSLRSGKLMAYHRLMRTDKPIGALLLLWPTLWALWVAAPGVPPLWILAVFVAGVWLMRAAGCVVNDYADRKFDGHVKRTANRPLPSGAVSEKEARILFAVLVLLSFLLVLTLNTMTILLSVAGLALAWVYPFMKRYTHLPQVVLGAAFGWSIPMAFAAVSETLPLSCWLMLLANILWAVAYDTQYAMVDRDDDVKIGIKSTAILFGQYDRLIIGILQAGVLALMAAIGWLNDLNWEFYWSILVAGALFVYQQKLIRNRERDPCFQAFLNNNYVGLVLFIGLAMSYWQF from the coding sequence ATGGAGACGAGTCTTAGGTCGGGTAAGCTGATGGCTTATCACCGACTGATGCGCACGGACAAACCGATTGGCGCACTGTTGCTGCTGTGGCCAACGCTATGGGCGCTGTGGGTCGCGGCACCGGGCGTACCACCATTGTGGATTCTGGCGGTGTTCGTCGCGGGTGTCTGGTTGATGCGCGCCGCAGGCTGCGTGGTAAACGACTACGCCGACCGTAAATTTGATGGGCACGTGAAGCGCACAGCAAACCGTCCGCTTCCTAGCGGTGCGGTGAGCGAGAAAGAGGCGCGGATCCTGTTTGCTGTGCTGGTACTGCTGTCGTTCTTGCTGGTACTAACGCTCAACACCATGACCATCCTGCTGTCGGTCGCCGGTCTGGCGCTGGCTTGGGTCTACCCGTTTATGAAGCGCTACACCCATTTGCCGCAGGTGGTGTTGGGCGCGGCTTTTGGCTGGTCAATCCCTATGGCGTTTGCCGCCGTTAGCGAAACCTTACCGCTCAGTTGCTGGTTGATGCTGTTGGCAAACATCCTGTGGGCGGTCGCCTATGACACCCAGTACGCGATGGTTGATCGCGACGATGACGTTAAAATCGGCATTAAATCGACGGCCATTTTATTCGGCCAATACGACCGGCTGATTATCGGTATTTTGCAGGCGGGTGTACTGGCGCTAATGGCGGCGATTGGCTGGCTGAATGACCTGAACTGGGAGTTCTACTGGTCGATTCTGGTCGCTGGCGCGCTGTTTGTGTATCAGCAGAAGCTTATCCGTAACCGTGAACGCGACCCCTGCTTCCAGGCATTTTTAAACAATAACTACGTGGGGCTGGTGTTGTTTATTGGTCTGGCGATGAGCTACTGGCAGTTCTGA
- the ubiC gene encoding chorismate lyase: MSHSALTQLRNLRYFDVVPPLEPALRDWLMLEDSMTKRFEQYGKPVSVTLLNEEFIHRDALTSEQHLLPEEPRYWLREILLCVGDEPWLAGRTVVPESTLCGPELALQQLGKTPLGRYLFTSSQLTRDFIEIGRHDALWGRRSRLRLSGKPLLLTELFLPASPLY; the protein is encoded by the coding sequence ATGTCGCACTCTGCACTGACGCAACTGCGTAATTTGCGCTATTTTGACGTCGTTCCCCCGCTCGAACCGGCTCTGCGTGATTGGCTGATGCTGGAAGATTCTATGACCAAACGGTTTGAGCAGTATGGGAAACCGGTTAGCGTTACGCTATTAAACGAAGAATTTATCCACCGCGATGCATTGACCAGTGAACAGCATCTATTGCCGGAAGAACCTCGCTATTGGCTGCGAGAAATATTATTGTGCGTGGGTGACGAACCGTGGCTTGCCGGGCGTACCGTGGTGCCTGAATCAACCCTCTGTGGGCCAGAGCTGGCGCTACAGCAACTGGGGAAAACCCCACTGGGGCGTTATCTGTTTACGTCCTCCCAACTGACCCGCGACTTTATTGAAATTGGGCGTCACGATGCGCTGTGGGGGCGTCGTTCTCGCCTCCGTCTGAGCGGGAAACCGCTGCTGCTGACAGAGCTGTTTTTACCGGCGTCGCCGCTGTATTAA
- the malM gene encoding maltose operon protein MalM, with product MKMKKSLVALCLTAGLMASVPGISLADVNYVPQNTSAAPTIPMSSLQQLTWTPVDQSKVQSTQIAVGGQTLNVPGITGKVVAYSVPANIGELTLTLSSEVNKQTTVFAPNVLILDQNMTPSAYFPSSYFTYQEPGVMSADRLEGVMRLTPALGQQKLYVLVFTTEKDLQQTTKLLDPAKAYAKGIGNAIPDIPDPIAKHTTDGLVKLKVKTNSSSSVLVGPLFGSSGPAPVTVGNTAAPTYAAPAAAVAAAPAPAAKAEPMLNDTESYFNNGIKQAVAKGDIDKALKLMNEAERLGSKSARSTFIGAVKGKG from the coding sequence ATGAAAATGAAAAAAAGTCTCGTTGCTCTATGTTTAACCGCTGGATTAATGGCGAGCGTCCCGGGCATCAGCCTTGCCGACGTCAACTATGTGCCGCAAAACACCAGCGCCGCGCCAACCATCCCGATGTCGTCCTTGCAACAACTGACCTGGACGCCGGTCGACCAATCTAAAGTTCAGTCCACGCAAATTGCGGTGGGCGGACAAACGCTGAATGTTCCAGGTATCACCGGTAAAGTTGTTGCTTACAGCGTACCGGCTAACATTGGCGAACTCACGCTGACGCTATCCAGCGAAGTGAACAAACAAACTACCGTCTTTGCACCGAATGTGTTGATTCTTGATCAGAATATGACGCCTTCTGCCTATTTCCCTAGCAGCTACTTTACCTACCAGGAACCGGGTGTCATGAGCGCCGACCGCCTGGAAGGTGTTATGCGTTTGACGCCAGCGCTGGGACAGCAAAAACTCTACGTACTGGTCTTTACTACTGAAAAAGATTTGCAGCAGACCACTAAGCTGCTGGATCCGGCAAAAGCTTATGCCAAAGGTATTGGCAACGCGATCCCGGATATTCCAGACCCGATTGCAAAACACACCACCGACGGTCTGGTGAAGCTGAAAGTGAAAACCAACAGCAGCTCCAGCGTACTGGTTGGCCCACTATTCGGCTCTTCCGGCCCGGCTCCGGTGACCGTCGGTAATACCGCCGCACCAACCTATGCAGCACCTGCGGCAGCCGTCGCAGCAGCTCCGGCTCCTGCTGCAAAAGCGGAACCGATGCTCAACGATACCGAAAGCTACTTTAACAACGGTATTAAACAAGCTGTGGCGAAAGGGGACATCGACAAGGCCCTGAAATTGATGAATGAAGCCGAACGTCTGGGCTCCAAATCTGCTCGTTCCACCTTTATCGGCGCTGTAAAAGGCAAGGGGTAA
- a CDS encoding maltoporin, with product MITLRKLPVAVAVAAGIMSAQAMAVDFHGYARSGIGWTGSGGEQQCFQATGAQSKYRLGNECETYAELKLGQEVWKEGDKSFYFDTNVAYSVAQQNDWEGTDPAFREANVQGKNLIDWLPGSTIWAGKRFYQRHDVHMIDFYYWDISGPGAGIENVDLGFGKLSLAATRSQEAGGSYAFSSQNIYDKTKDTANDVFDVRLAQLAINPDGMLELGADYGRANTTDDYSLADGASKDGWMFTAEHTQSMLKGYNKFVVQYATDSMTSQGKGLSQGSFGSSTITITNPDGTKTNYANNVVNNNGSLVRVLDHGAISLSDDWDLMYVGMYQNLDMDNDLGTEWYTVGIRPMYKWTPIMSTLLEVGYDNVKSQQTGDRNSQYKITLAQQWQAGDSIWSRPAIRVFATYAKWDENWGYAKNSNGDATRYAVSSNSSTSNTSRGDSDEFSFGAQMEIWW from the coding sequence ATGATTACTCTGCGCAAACTCCCCGTGGCGGTTGCTGTTGCTGCAGGCATTATGTCTGCTCAAGCAATGGCAGTAGATTTCCATGGCTACGCACGTTCCGGTATTGGCTGGACAGGTAGCGGTGGCGAACAACAATGTTTCCAGGCAACTGGTGCACAAAGTAAATACCGTCTCGGTAACGAATGTGAAACCTACGCCGAACTGAAATTAGGCCAGGAAGTGTGGAAAGAAGGCGATAAGAGCTTCTACTTCGACACTAACGTGGCTTACTCCGTTGCCCAGCAGAATGACTGGGAAGGGACTGACCCAGCATTCCGTGAAGCAAACGTGCAGGGTAAAAACCTGATTGATTGGCTGCCAGGCTCCACTATCTGGGCCGGTAAGCGCTTCTACCAACGTCATGATGTTCACATGATCGACTTCTACTACTGGGATATTTCAGGTCCTGGTGCGGGTATCGAAAACGTCGATCTGGGCTTCGGTAAACTGTCTCTGGCAGCGACCCGTTCTCAGGAAGCTGGTGGTTCTTATGCCTTCAGCAGCCAGAATATTTATGACAAAACCAAAGATACCGCCAACGACGTCTTTGACGTGCGTTTAGCGCAGCTGGCTATCAACCCAGACGGCATGCTGGAACTGGGTGCTGACTACGGTCGTGCAAACACCACTGATGACTACAGCCTGGCAGATGGCGCTTCTAAAGATGGCTGGATGTTCACCGCTGAACATACCCAGAGCATGCTGAAAGGCTACAACAAGTTTGTTGTTCAGTACGCAACTGACTCTATGACTTCTCAGGGTAAAGGGCTGTCTCAGGGCTCCTTCGGTTCTTCTACGATAACCATTACCAATCCAGACGGTACAAAAACGAACTACGCCAACAACGTTGTAAACAACAACGGTAGCCTGGTGCGCGTATTAGACCACGGTGCTATCTCTCTGAGTGACGATTGGGACCTGATGTACGTCGGTATGTATCAGAATCTCGATATGGATAACGACCTGGGTACCGAATGGTATACCGTGGGTATCCGTCCAATGTACAAATGGACACCAATCATGAGCACCTTGCTGGAAGTTGGCTATGACAACGTGAAATCCCAGCAGACTGGCGACCGTAACAGCCAGTACAAAATCACCCTGGCACAACAATGGCAGGCGGGTGACAGCATCTGGTCTCGTCCGGCGATCCGTGTGTTCGCAACCTATGCGAAATGGGATGAAAACTGGGGCTACGCGAAAAACAGCAACGGCGATGCAACTCGTTATGCCGTTTCAAGCAACTCAAGCACATCCAACACCAGCCGCGGCGACAGCGATGAGTTCTCCTTCGGTGCTCAGATGGAAATCTGGTGGTAA
- the malK gene encoding maltose/maltodextrin ABC transporter ATP-binding protein MalK, translated as MANVQLRNVTKAWGDVVVSKDINLDIQEGEFVVFVGPSGCGKSTLLRMIAGLETITSGDLYIGETRMNDIPPAERGVGMVFQSYALYPHLSVAENMSFGLKLAGAKKEVINQRVTQVAEVLQLAHLLERKPKALSGGQRQRVAIGRTLVAEPRVFLLDEPLSNLDAALRVQMRIEISRLHKRLGRTMIYVTHDQVEAMTLADKIVVLDAGRVAQVGKPLELYHYPADRFVAGFIGSPKMNFLPVKVTATAIDQVQVELPNRQQIWLPVESSNVNVGTNMSLGIRPEHLLPSHIADVTLEGIVNVVEQLGHETQIHIQIPAIRQNLVYRQNDVVLVEEGATFAIGLPPERCHLFREDGTACRRLHKEPGV; from the coding sequence ATGGCGAACGTACAGCTACGCAATGTAACGAAAGCCTGGGGAGACGTGGTGGTGTCGAAAGATATTAACCTCGACATCCAGGAAGGGGAGTTCGTGGTGTTTGTCGGGCCATCAGGCTGTGGCAAATCAACGTTGCTGCGTATGATCGCGGGCCTCGAAACCATCACCAGTGGCGATCTGTATATTGGTGAAACCCGCATGAACGATATCCCACCTGCTGAACGTGGCGTGGGCATGGTGTTTCAGTCCTATGCGTTATATCCCCACCTTTCCGTTGCCGAGAACATGTCCTTTGGTTTGAAACTGGCGGGTGCCAAAAAAGAGGTGATCAACCAGCGCGTCACGCAAGTTGCTGAAGTCTTACAGCTAGCACATTTGCTGGAACGTAAACCGAAAGCGCTCTCCGGTGGTCAGCGTCAGCGTGTCGCCATTGGTCGTACGCTGGTGGCAGAACCACGCGTGTTCCTGCTCGATGAACCCCTTTCGAACCTGGATGCGGCGCTGCGCGTCCAGATGCGTATTGAAATTTCCCGTCTGCACAAACGCCTTGGCCGCACGATGATTTACGTCACCCACGATCAGGTCGAAGCCATGACCCTCGCGGACAAAATCGTGGTACTGGATGCCGGTCGCGTAGCACAGGTGGGTAAACCGCTGGAGCTGTATCACTACCCGGCTGACCGCTTTGTTGCGGGCTTTATCGGCTCGCCGAAGATGAACTTCCTGCCGGTTAAAGTCACCGCAACTGCAATTGATCAGGTGCAGGTTGAGCTGCCGAACCGCCAGCAAATCTGGCTACCGGTAGAAAGCAGCAACGTGAATGTTGGTACCAACATGTCGCTGGGCATCCGCCCTGAACACCTGCTGCCTAGCCACATCGCCGATGTGACGCTGGAAGGCATCGTGAATGTTGTCGAACAGCTCGGTCACGAAACACAAATTCATATCCAGATCCCCGCCATTCGTCAAAACCTGGTGTACCGCCAGAACGACGTGGTGTTGGTAGAAGAGGGTGCCACATTCGCCATTGGTTTGCCGCCAGAGCGTTGTCATCTGTTCCGAGAAGATGGCACTGCATGTCGTCGGCTGCACAAAGAACCCGGTGTTTAA